The nucleotide sequence ATCAAAATTCGGATGATTATATTGCAGGGCAAttttggaaggattagtaagtaTAGGAACAAAAATTCAAGTAAatcatatttgcagggactaaatacatatttaagcctttaatataatatagaatattgagtaaaaaaatataatacaaattaaTATTTAGGTCTAATTTATGTATGCATATGATGCTAACATTTAAATATACTAACCGAATGACATGAATTAATTCTACGATATATCATCTTTTCTAATGTGACTAATTGTATATTGGTAGATACATTTTGATATATTCTACCGTAGTTAAATTGTACAAAGTATGTCTAAGTTCTCACCTCCACTTTTCGCATTTCAAAACAACTTTTCATTCTTTTGGGGTGAGGACTTCAGTACttgttttcctttctttgttGGTGATGTTGTTACCCTTTGTACTTGGTGCTACGTTTAGGTGATGCTTGTTTATATTTACTCTATCTCTATTTATAATACcatctgaaaaagaaaaaaaaatttgtcctaaatataggaaaatttataaatttctaGATGCATTCATTAATCTTTTTTCTAATTATACTCCTTATTGATTCTCCTTCCGAACttgaatataagaaaatattcatttttaagcttcattcaataaatgatgtatctgattataatataaatcagatacataatttattaaatgaacctAATAAATGAATCTTTTTTTATGGTCAAAACTATAGGGAGTACTATCaattgtcttgaaatatgaaaaatcaacGTTAATGTATTTATACATAATGAGCAATCTAGTAATAGTAACAcacttttcaaacaaatttattaatccaacaacattttttaatatccgtaatttttgtaaaatactattttttttattttttttggtagatagacgaaatgacaaaatcATTATAAAACTCACACATACAAATGGAGGTACCGGAGTTCGCACACCGATCATAtcatccgacctaacaatttcagcattttTATTAGTTGAGCTAGGAATTATGGATTGTAAAATAATACTACTACTATTCTACTAaaggacggatggagtatatagTTCTTCTCTTTACCATTAAGACAACataaatttattaagaaaaaaggCTCATTGTCGAATTATTACATTCATTGTAacgaaaaaaaagaattattacatTCATTATTTGATAAGGAAAGGCGGCTGCTATTGGAGAAAGTGAAGCTCCTTTTGGTTAGTTATGACTAAACATTAAattatcataattaaattattataattttcagTGTCAAATTTGGACAATGTTTAAACCAGGGACATCCTCCTTAATTAAGTCTTGATTACGATAGATAGAGacagaaaaattaaatgattattataaaaatgGAAATGATATGGCAAGTTTCCTCATACCAAATACCAAATCCGAaaccaaaaaaatgttttagttGAGGGTCGAGAGAATTCACAATAGAgctatttatttattgtgtttAAATGGATTTCGAATTTACAcgttatttaatttataaaagttcTACTCAACAACGCTTAGATGTGATGACACATGTTTGTTATAACTTAATCAAGATTCTGAGTTCGAATTCAGTTTTGGACATAACAATGTTAAAAGTTGAAACTCTCAACGAAATTTTGCCGTCCATTTAGGTCGCACAACTCGAGGGATCAATCTGTTGTTACACACACGGATGATATccggtttaaaaaaaaatatagtagtaCTTAATAACCACTTATTTTCTCAAACCTAACACCctaaacaaatttattaaatagattcgacaaataattttatattattgtatttcaacaaaaagttcattttgtcATGATTTACTAAAGACTTAATTATATAAATggtccctcaacttatttgttgttttcgatttgatcccttaactttaaaattttccaattTGATCCCTCATGTACATCCCGTTAGTTAATTTGGTTCACTCCGTTAACTTTTTAATGCCTAATATCTTAGATATGATTTCAACCATTAGATGCAGGACTATTATATGTAACGGTAAACCACCAAcaccaaatttttttgtttttcttcatcatcttcataaaaaacaacaacaatcctTCAATCcataaattcatcaacaacaatagcAACAACAAATCCAAAATTTAGAAGGGTTAATCTATCATGCTCGTCTTccccttcttcatcttcattctaTCATGCTCATTTTCACATTCAAagccataaaaaataaaacccctcaaaataaaataatcaaaccCAGTAACATAAACCCCtcaaaataaaagaatcaaagttttaaaaaaatcccAAAATCAAACTGAAATCAACAAGTTCACAACCACCGCCATAGCCACAATCGCCTCCACCATCTTGAGCGGTAAATAATCCAGTTTTTTACTCACACAATTTTCCCCCAATTCATTATACAccgaagaagaaaaacaaaatatttcccAAATTgattaaacacaaacaaaatatatcccAAATTTACCATTTATGGAATCAAGCTTTACGGAACGGCAACAACAAATGAAAAGAAGATTCAACACATCACATGCTTCAATTGAAGTTTGTAAAGAGGTAACGTAGATACAATGGTCCTTAAACTCATTGACAAAAATCAACACAACTCAAATTCGATAAAATCAGCACACTGTTCCCTCCTCCTTCGAGAATCAAATTAGCAATGAAATTCGAATtcgagaaaaaaaaatcgactCCCTCATCCtgtttttttaaattccaaTATGAGAAAAAAGTTTCAGTTTTTGAGacccaaattcaaaaaaagCAATTGAAGTTGTTCTTGTTGTGTTGGATTTACAGTGAAGACTGGAAACGGGACAAAGATGATTGAGAAGCAGAGAGTAACGGCGGATCTGAGTGATTTTACGATTACCGACAGCGGCAAAAGTGGCGGAACGGAGAGCAGCGCAATTGGATCCGGTAAGAGAAACCATTATCgttatgaaagagaaaatggaagaagccagaggaaatgaaatgaagagaatggttttcagtttttaaaatGTGGTGTTGGTTAGTGCTTTGGAAGCTCCAGATTGTGAGAAATTTTTATTGAGTGGGCGGTACGTGTGTGAGTGCTTTggaatcattttaaattttgtttgttgatttttctgGGTTTATTTGATGGAGGTGTATGAAGATAATGATGAAGAAAGGAgggtagaagatgaagaaaaggagaaaaaattaTGTGATGATGATTCATTGTAACAtatgatatacttatatgatttagCCGTCcctttttgaaaagaaaaggtcaAAGGGctgaaattaaaaattatgtgaTGATGATTCTACCGTGCAGTTAGAATGACTTTTTTacaaaagttattttgtttagcGAACGGTATAACTGTCGATGTCATGTCAGCTAGTGTCATGCTGGTGGACCACTCTAAAACTAAACTTTACCTTATTACAAATCGGTActcatacaaaatattaaggGGAATTTCAATATTAGTGCACAAATGGGaatctatgtttaattttgatttaatcaagGATACAATTGcaataactaaaaatataatgacACACTTTATGGGCAAATGTGTAATACACCATATGATATGACGTGGCATTgattaaatacacaaatacTCAATGATTGATCATTTAACTTCACCATAAAAGTCATTTTCataacttcaccatagaattttcctacTGAAATTCATACTATAAACTTCTGATCACTAAagtaaaaattaacattttaaatttattcattaaatgatgtatatgatatataataaagatcatataCATTATAgattgaataaatctaaaatgtaaaattttacttataagagtgaccggagggtgtataaaTCATCATAATGCCAATTGTCTAATTTAACTAAAAATCAATGTTTCACAAAAAATACTGGCTTAACGcaaaatggaaatggaaatggatcctcttatttttttctctcatgtcTATGAATTGTTATCTATCTCACTATTGAACGTAAATAACTTTAACTTTAACGATGAGATTGGTAACAATTAAGATATATGAGAGTTATTTGGCTTGATCCAGCATTACTCATAAAACAAAACTATGGTGACAAGGGAGCTATGCTTTTTACATACTCATGAACCAAGAAAGCGTCAAGTATACCATGTAGAACAATTTGAAACTGTTGAAGTGAGTTGCCATGATGGTCGTATAATGTCAGCAGTTGTCCTGGCTTTCCTCCGAGGAATTGAACACCATTCTTCTTCCCCTTGCAAATAGCATGTTTATGAATATAAGTCGAATCAAGCGAAACAAAATTGTATAATTTGGTCCATCCATTTAATTTATCCATGACCCAAATTCTCATTCTGATCATAGGATGGTAACACTGCACAACATAAGCAAGGGAACCGTTGATCTCAGTCACATTTTCTGCACCAATCTCCGAAGCAAAACGCGTGGTAGGACCCGTTAGTGTGTGAAACTTGTTGTTGCTGAAATCAAAGCAGAGAATGATGGAAAAACCTTTCACATTGTAGCCTGTAATCCAATGATAAATGCCATTAACAAGAATGTTGTATTTGTTAGGTCGTTTGGAATAATATCGCATGGTGGCTCGCATGGTGGCTTGATCCGGAGGAAGAGTAGGGTTATGGATAATTGTCCACGATTTATCTCTAAGATTGTAAATTTCCAGTGATGAAAGAGAAAAGACAAAGCGTTTTTCACGGTTGACATTGAGTTTGACAACTTTGAAATCGTTGGTGTTGTGTTTGGCACCGAAACCAATCAAGTATTCTGGATGAATATAGGAGGCTGGATGTGGGGGTACAAAATGGACCTCTCTAGTGGTAGGGTTCCAAAGAATTAAGCTTAGGgtataatcataatcatattccAAACATAAAATACCATTACAATGACCGTATATTTTGATTATTCGTATGGGGATGTTTTTCGGAAAGAGGGATTTGATGAGGTTGGGTGTTGGTGTTGGGTGTTGAGGTAAAGAGAGAAGCATTAGGTGGGTTTCTAGGCAAGTTGATTCAATGGGCTTGTCAAAGATCCTGTCATTGTGGTTATGGGTTTTAGGGCATGTTTCTTTTGTATACTGTTTAATGATAACGAAACGATGGtggtcatcatcatcattagaCATATGGATATGCATGTTCCTAATAACAAATTTAGGGTTCTTGAAAAGAATGTTCCAAGATCTTTGAACACATTTAAAACGCATAAGTGACTTTGCAGGCAATCTAACTAATATCTCTGCCTCCAAATCTCCCCCTAGAATTCCACTCATTATCTTTCTTCTTCTGCACAGAGAAACATTATTTCAGAAACAAATTAATCCTCCTCTCTCGGTGTTGATCTTTTCAAAGGGATCGTTTTTCCCTTATCTCTCGGTACCGACCTTTCAGACTTTCAGGAATTGTAGTTTTAAATAAGCAATATATTCACAACAATTTAACAGTTCCAGAGCATGCggtcaacaaaaaatatttaaagaagaACATAAATACTCAACATTGAATAAAGTTACCAGAAATTAGGTATCGACTCGATAAATTTGTTACGCCCATCATCATATTGTAATTTCAATAACTCATTGGCTCTTCTTCCCGAATTTACGGCTACACTCCTCAGTTagctaaaatcataaaatcatattaaatacTCCCTCGAGTCTtttatacaagaaacaaaaacataaaacatcgAAAACCAAGGAAATACATAATAGTCATCTTCATTTAATACACTActtctacatttaaaaaaaaaaattcatgaataccttaaattaattactctttCTTCCACCAACTTATTTACTATTAATATTCTAtctcataataaataagggcacaaatgaaatttagctTTAAACTTGATCAATCTTCTTGTAAAAAGGACCaaaaaaaatttcacttttgtttctaataaaaaggatcggagggagtaaaataaaaataatactagCATATGATTTCAAGGTTTTAAATAACGGTCGCGGTCAAGATCGCATATTTCACAATTAAGGTTTGTGATACAGATTGCGGTTGTCGCGGTGTGAAAAGTAAGTATGTAAACTAGCAAAGTCAAATAatctataaaattatttgacttTACTGAATTATTTTATGGATTAATCTAAAGGCAATATATCTTCAGCAACGTATGTAACGTCGGTGCTGATGATGACATTGAACCCTCTATTACTCAACTCCTTTATGCTTTCTATGTGATCTTTGTTTCCCATTCAAGTTTTTTTGTAGTTAGTTTAGTCAGCAATGGTTGTCCTTTTCACATGCAAGTTGTGACGCCCCACCATTGATAAGGATCTCCAATATTTTCAAATGGCCTTCCCTCACTGCTGCTGTTGTAGCATAGCCCCAGAACAATCTCACATTTACATTAGCTCCCACATTCTATTTAATCTTAACACTTAAATTTGTTTTGGCGACATGTCACACATATATGGTTTGAAATTGGTTAAATAGAGCACACCTAAAGGGAGCAATGATGAATGTCGCTATTTGGACAAATATCACAGTCAtacattgattaaaaaatattaaaaattcatGCCTTCTTTTGTTAAGAATTAAATATACGCATGGTACTTTTACTAAATTTTTCATTATTacccctttaaaaaaaaatctctttcattattaattattaatcttttaattttgaCGGTTCTTATTAGGAAAATGCGAAATAGCAAAAGTCAACTATCGAGGGAGGATCGCCAGAAAGTAAGGACAATAtatgaaaggaaaagaaaacacATAATGGACAATGAGCAAACACAACAACGACTACTTCAAAGACGAGAAAATTATAAACGAcggaaagaaaatgaaaaaggaaataaggTTGAAATATCATGCaaagtgtaacgccctcttcgaattatttgatttatttgattgttttaataggtttagagtatatttatatgatttatgtgattaaaatgattatgtggtcTGTGGTTATTTATTAAGTgacgttattttattttaatatttaataggataagatttgaagataaaataatattgagatgagggactgttttggaatttagaagagtttagtggaataagtggaaataagataaagagtgttgaggaaataaataggagaaacataGGTCAGAAAAACATTTCACGTGAAAACAAGCCTTTgggggagaaaaagggagaagagccaagtgaagAACCGGAGAGATCGTAGAGCTTCGTTCGTcagaattaaggtaagggtgggactaacattcaatcttcttaagcctgtgattctgataattagatttaacatgttggaGGTTTAGtttgagaattgggaattaggtttttcattgttgagtttgattagaaaagtgtagaaaccaaggtaattgtgttaagaattgatgttcaggtatAAAAATCATAAGTTAAGTTTCCTAACAAATTTGAGAGTTTGTGTTTGAGTCTAGTGAATTAAGAGTGATTCTTAAGTGAAAAACGCATTGTTAAACTGATCTTTGAACTGCTGTGAGGCTCAAAACCGGCCACCGAGTTtccaaaatcggccaccgatttctgAGCTGATTTTCTAGCTTTATTTCGACGAAAATCGTCCACCGATttgtcaaaatcggccaccgattttctgGCAGGCAAATCTGGAAAATATTCGTAATTTTCacccttttctgttttgaatttgctttcggtgtaaacatgaaagttgtagataattgagttagctttccagtggctttggtttgacttgaaaatgatttttagtttttgagatatgatggaAATagtccaaggaggtcttagtgaaatcttaggAAAATTCAGTATAACCTTttataagttaatccaaaacttatggaataattccaaccctcaaaactagaagtattatgagttcaattaaggtgtttaagagtatttaacccatgttgtgagttgatccttggggtaggaatggatgttgaatataacattactgatgatctgtgaagctgttataatatgatttaatgttgatagtaatgtaatatatttgtatatccattatgtgaattatataagatgtttaagttgatgttgattatcatttgatgttgttatatctcaAGATGTTTACGTgatgcctatgttgctgttgttggttatgtgaaatatttatatgccttatgtgtaaaatgtatgatgtttaagttgttggtgtttttcattaatattgttatgttgtgaaagAGCGAATGAACCAAAGTAGTTAAAGAACTTAAGATGAGTGTTAGACAGTAACATTTAAGgtgtaaaaaaatgaataaagaataTGATTGTAAACGATGAGAAGATCGTTAAGACGAAATGTAAGAGAAGGTAAGGAGTTGTATATTAAGAACTGAAAACATAACAGGAATGATGATAACGATGAATAAGAAGAGGATCGATTAGCAGGGAGCAAGATGCATAGGAAAGAGGATAAGAGGTAGAAGTTGTAATGAGTGACGAATATAATAACGACCGGTATCAAGAGAATGAAACCTCGAATTATAATGAAGTATTAGGTTAGAtaataacattaaaattaaaatgaagttaaGATTAGGGGACAGACGATGTATAAATGAAGACGAACGTGAGAACAAGTAATAAGATATAAAGTTGTTTTATTGAGGAGAATAAGTAGGAAAGAGTTAATAACAATTGTGAGGAAAAACCTAGATATATAGAGCGGAGACTTTGCATGTAATGATAGCGAATAAGAAAACAACTAGAGACCAAGAATGAGGAATAGGGTATGATATTAGGAATAAAGTTTATAGAGTCTAGAATAGATGAGAGAATAATGTATGTTCGTAAAAtgaatactaaaataaaatatagggaAGTTGACGTAGAATTGAATTACGCGTAAGGGTTGGATTAGTGAAGAGACACAATGGTGATATAAACGGTTGATAGAGATGAATAATGATGAATCCATATTGTGACGAAGAGTGATGACgaagatattatatatatgtaattaaaTAAAGACGATGAGAAATGATAATGTTTATATGTTAGTGATGATGAGGATGACGATAACTATATCAGTATGATGATGAGAGTAATGATGTTTATCTATGATGATGAGGGTGGtgtgtaaatatatatatatatatatatatatatatatatatatatatatatatatatatagacaatgAGAATGACGACgtataattatgatgatgacTTGAATGATGGTGTCTAATAtacattgatgatgagaatgacgATGTTGacttatgatgatgatgtgaatgatgatgatgtgtttGTCTGAATGTTGTGCATAATAGAAAGAGTCCGAATTTATGATTCtgatttgttgatgatgttatgaTCTTTTAATACTTGAAGAGTCTGTCTCAtgcatgcatatagagtcgtgtctaggaATCATGATGATGAAATGACGATGAAAGTCCAATAACATATCTCTAGAAAATTATGACGATGAAAGTCCAGTAACATACCTCTGGCAAATTATGACGATAGGTGTGGTACCACAATCATATAGGTCATTAGGAGAGtccatatgcatatatatgatgatgttgtatTGGGTGTTTGAGTGTGAATATGATGTGCTGCTGTGACTTGTAAAATGAAGAGATTATACATAGTAAATGTTGAGGCTGATGAGATAGTGGAGACTAtattcttttgatatttatttaatgtgcATGTTTTTccctattatttttattatggtaGGATTTCTCACcctgattatgttgtgttgtttatgtgattATGAGGAGATGagtatgttgtgttgtttatattattatgagaagatgtttatgatatgatgaattatgatgttatatgatgattatgttgtgttgtttatgtgattatgaggagatgattatgttgttgtttatattattatgagataatgattatgttgttgtttatattattataagatgatgaatatgttgttgcttatgttattataagatgatgattatgttgtgttgtatatgattattattattattaagtgatgattatattgtgttgtttatgttattgtgagatgatgattatgttgtgtgttaAAAGATGATATTTAGGAAGTAATGatttatgttggttatgatttggttattatgtgttatatgatgatgtttataatgtgatgaatatgaagttaataatgattagaagttggttgagttattaagaagtATTACATTAAGAAttaattattactaatagatgaagtttaagttgttaaatgcatttgatgaattatatgcttaatattattttctgtgaaatctcaccccttctgcttggaaatgttgctcttcgtatgagtaacttgcaggtgatcgagtttaagttgctgttagattgctgtcatgagtggattatctctcacgtgtgtctttaggtgctctgatacgtaacaggattgggaactttgttattgattttctattccttacgtattacttaaTAAagattatgactatgtttttagattggacttttatgagatgttttaagTGAGACCTTCGTGGCAAAGACTAtttttagatgtttgaataaattccgctgcgaagtattaaatattatgttattgaattttgaaagataattagttaattagtccatttatgattttaagaaaagaagtgtgacattccgtttgtgatgattactcggattatttaaatgaaatttttatgttgggaaaacgggatgttacacAAAGAGGGGTGAAAATGATTCCAGTCCAGCATGCAACAAAGAATAAAAGAGAATTAGAACATGGGAAGATTATGTGTACTACTTGCTTGGAGCAAGAACATGTCTAAGGTTGAAAATAGGTCAGGCTGGCCTACAGGTGCCTATGGTCTGGTCTGTTTAAGTTTGGCTTGGTCTgacctatttattaaaaaggctaggcttaggctttttaaaaagtctatttaagtaaataggtcaggcttaggctattaaaaaagcctatgaagcctaataggccggcctgtttatgcatcttaataaattttattttttatttataataaaatataatttatattcaacataaaaataaagaaacaactCAAATAGGgaactttttaaataggctttaaagctttatagtgaaataggcttttaaggccttatagtagtAATAGACAACTCTTACACTGAAATAGACTTTGAGACCTATTAAGCcaatttaaaagtagataaaatggaatgttcAGTGACTTTAATAATAAGTAGCATGTAAATAGGTCAGGCCAAGCCAAAtaaataggcctatgaaaggtCATAAGCCAGGCTCAGACCTGCAAAAAaatttcgtaggccaggctcagacTTATCAAAGTCTGGCCTGACCTGatctattcccaaccctaaacATGTCAAATGAATGCTCTGTTTCTTTGTTGAATTAATAAATTGAACGACGTTGAATGAAACAAATGGTAGGGGAGGTCTGTGCTTGATAAGAAAATAGAGCCGGTGTATGTTACATTTAAGTAGATCTTAGGAGAGGTTAATGTATTTTTCCCTTTGGTTTATTAAATCcgaaatattaaatttgtattcAACTTCTATTTGTTGAACTCTAATGACACATTATTATAGATTGGAATGACAAATACGCATTATTTTGGGTTGCGACCCTTTTCCGAttatatataatccaaaatattatttccctcaaaaataaaatccaaaatattaataaaatacttTAGACTATATAATCCAAATAGGACAAGATTAGGAATGTGAAGGGCGCATGAGAAGAAAATATAGACGAAAAATAAATTCTCTTACTCAAATTCCATTGAAAGTGAAAagtataaaatttgattttaaacgaaatgtttagaaaaaagtttgtttttcacttttaacttatttctttggATCACTTCATCCTCGCcctataaatttaaaataacaatgatgcataatatagaaaataaattttcagcATAAAAAAGTTAATTCTTAATAGATTTTT is from Medicago truncatula cultivar Jemalong A17 chromosome 1, MtrunA17r5.0-ANR, whole genome shotgun sequence and encodes:
- the LOC25482826 gene encoding F-box/kelch-repeat protein At3g06240, which codes for MSGILGGDLEAEILVRLPAKSLMRFKCVQRSWNILFKNPKFVIRNMHIHMSNDDDDHHRFVIIKQYTKETCPKTHNHNDRIFDKPIESTCLETHLMLLSLPQHPTPTPNLIKSLFPKNIPIRIIKIYGHCNGILCLEYDYDYTLSLILWNPTTREVHFVPPHPASYIHPEYLIGFGAKHNTNDFKVVKLNVNREKRFVFSLSSLEIYNLRDKSWTIIHNPTLPPDQATMRATMRYYSKRPNKYNILVNGIYHWITGYNVKGFSIILCFDFSNNKFHTLTGPTTRFASEIGAENVTEINGSLAYVVQCYHPMIRMRIWVMDKLNGWTKLYNFVSLDSTYIHKHAICKGKKNGVQFLGGKPGQLLTLYDHHGNSLQQFQIVLHGILDAFLVHEYVKSIAPLSP